A genome region from Portunus trituberculatus isolate SZX2019 chromosome 18, ASM1759143v1, whole genome shotgun sequence includes the following:
- the LOC123505425 gene encoding acyl-coenzyme A thioesterase 1-like isoform X2, protein MWRNCNSAQGRPCFSRLINGVKNTNPLRPVISSHHSHSKHPVPIKCSTITTSTMPQVTRVVVQPPSCLHDESVSLSVDGLAPGEEVTLEASMTDTRGVLFMSLAHYRADSNGQVDVSTMESLGGSYRGVFSMGLLSSLSPALKKHKFTRFFKRDVENPNIVTISVFRGHLSNEELVGEGRSEPLSTATHLRHYVAPGVQRIPVRYGKVRGCLFLPPGDGPFPGVVDMFGSAGGLLEYRSAQLASRGIASLALAFFAYDDLPKSLEEFNMSYFEEAVEFLLKHDKVISRGVGVIGTSKGGEIALEMAAFIPSVIACVAINAPCVPVLVGMRVGEHLYPGIPFSNIHNAHIKDDGSVCMRPLSADIAKQFEKFIVPVERSNAAFLFIVGIDDQNVNSEYTTQLLCQRLSKHSYSKPYKVLSYPGSGHLLEPPYSPHCYASFQHSSMIALVWGGTVKHHTCGQVNAWNKTIEFFKHHIAQTGNLEDLGKNSFVHLKSSL, encoded by the exons ATGTGGCGCAACTGCAACTCTGCTCAGGGACGGCCTTGCTTCAGCCGCCTAATA AATGGAGTCAAGAACACAAATCCTTTAAGACCAGTCATCAGCAGTCATCATAGCCATAGTAAGCATCCAGTCCCAATAAAGTGCTCCACCATAACCACTTCTACAATGCCA CAAGTAACCAGGGTAGTAGTGCAGCCTCCATCTTGCCTCCATGATGAGAGTGTGAGTCTCAGCGTGGACGGCCTGGCACCCGGAGAGGAAGTAACGCTGGAGGCCTCGATGACAGATACCCGAGGGGTCCTCTTCATGTCTCTTGCCCATTACAG AGCAGACAGCAATGGACAGGTAGATGTGAGCACCATGGAATCCCTAGGTGGTTCCTACAGGGGAGTGTTCTCAATGGGTCTCCTGAGCAGCCTGTCACCAGCACTGAAGAAACACAAATTTACCAGGTTTTTCAAAAGAGATGTGGAAAATCCAAACATT gtgacaaTATCAGTGTTCCGAGGCCATCTAAGCAATGAGGAATTGGTGGGTGAGGGCAGAAGTGAACCACTGTCCACGGCCACCCACCTCAGACACTATGTTGCTCCAGGAGTTCAGAGAATTCCTGTTCGCTATGGAAAAGTGCGTGGATGTCTCTTTTTGCCGCCAG GTGACGGGCCGTTCCCTGGCGTGGTGGACATGTTTGGCAGTGCTGGGGGCTTGCTGGAGTACCGGTCTGCTCAATTGGCTTCCCGTGGCATTGCTTCCCTTGCTTTGGCCTTCTTTGCCTATGATGACTTGCCCAAATCTCTTGAAGAATTTAATATGTCATACTTTGAAGAAGCAGTGGAGTTTCTTCTAAAACATGACAAG GTGATAAGCCGAGGTGTTGGAGTAATTGGAACAAGTAAGGGTGGGGAGATAGCTCTGGAAATGGCAGCATTTATTCCATCGGTTATTGCATGTGTTGCTATCAATGCTCCTTGTGTTCCTGTTCTGGTTGGGATGCGAGTGGGAGAACACTTGTACCCTGGAATACCTTTCAGCAACATACATAATGCTCATATTAAGGATGATGGCAGTGTGTGTATGCGACCTCTCAGTGCTGATATAGCTAAGCAATTTGAAAAGTTTATTGTTCCAGTAGAAAGAAGCAATGcagcttttcttttcatagttGGTATTGATGATCAAAACGTAAATTCAGAATATACTACACAATTGTTGTGTCAGAGATTATCCAAACATTCATACTCAAAACCTTACAAAGTCTTGTCATACCCTGGCAGTGGCCATCTGTTGGAGCCTCCATATTCTCCACACTGTTATGCTTCCTTTCAGCACAGTTCTATGATAGCTTTGGTCTGGGGAGGGACAGTCAAGCACCATACATGTGGGCAAGTCAATGCCTGGAACAAGACTATAGAATTTTTTAAGCACCATATTGCACAAACAGGAAACCTTGAAGATCTTGGAAAAAACAGCTTTGTTCATCTTAAAAGCAGTTTATGA
- the LOC123505425 gene encoding acyl-coenzyme A thioesterase 1-like isoform X4, translating into MPVSQVTRVVVQPPSCLHDESVSLSVDGLAPGEEVTLEASMTDTRGVLFMSLAHYRADSNGQVDVSTMESLGGSYRGVFSMGLLSSLSPALKKHKFTRFFKRDVENPNIVTISVFRGHLSNEELVGEGRSEPLSTATHLRHYVAPGVQRIPVRYGKVRGCLFLPPGDGPFPGVVDMFGSAGGLLEYRSAQLASRGIASLALAFFAYDDLPKSLEEFNMSYFEEAVEFLLKHDKVISRGVGVIGTSKGGEIALEMAAFIPSVIACVAINAPCVPVLVGMRVGEHLYPGIPFSNIHNAHIKDDGSVCMRPLSADIAKQFEKFIVPVERSNAAFLFIVGIDDQNVNSEYTTQLLCQRLSKHSYSKPYKVLSYPGSGHLLEPPYSPHCYASFQHSSMIALVWGGTVKHHTCGQVNAWNKTIEFFKHHIAQTGNLEDLGKNSFVHLKSSL; encoded by the exons ATGCCAGTGAGT CAAGTAACCAGGGTAGTAGTGCAGCCTCCATCTTGCCTCCATGATGAGAGTGTGAGTCTCAGCGTGGACGGCCTGGCACCCGGAGAGGAAGTAACGCTGGAGGCCTCGATGACAGATACCCGAGGGGTCCTCTTCATGTCTCTTGCCCATTACAG AGCAGACAGCAATGGACAGGTAGATGTGAGCACCATGGAATCCCTAGGTGGTTCCTACAGGGGAGTGTTCTCAATGGGTCTCCTGAGCAGCCTGTCACCAGCACTGAAGAAACACAAATTTACCAGGTTTTTCAAAAGAGATGTGGAAAATCCAAACATT gtgacaaTATCAGTGTTCCGAGGCCATCTAAGCAATGAGGAATTGGTGGGTGAGGGCAGAAGTGAACCACTGTCCACGGCCACCCACCTCAGACACTATGTTGCTCCAGGAGTTCAGAGAATTCCTGTTCGCTATGGAAAAGTGCGTGGATGTCTCTTTTTGCCGCCAG GTGACGGGCCGTTCCCTGGCGTGGTGGACATGTTTGGCAGTGCTGGGGGCTTGCTGGAGTACCGGTCTGCTCAATTGGCTTCCCGTGGCATTGCTTCCCTTGCTTTGGCCTTCTTTGCCTATGATGACTTGCCCAAATCTCTTGAAGAATTTAATATGTCATACTTTGAAGAAGCAGTGGAGTTTCTTCTAAAACATGACAAG GTGATAAGCCGAGGTGTTGGAGTAATTGGAACAAGTAAGGGTGGGGAGATAGCTCTGGAAATGGCAGCATTTATTCCATCGGTTATTGCATGTGTTGCTATCAATGCTCCTTGTGTTCCTGTTCTGGTTGGGATGCGAGTGGGAGAACACTTGTACCCTGGAATACCTTTCAGCAACATACATAATGCTCATATTAAGGATGATGGCAGTGTGTGTATGCGACCTCTCAGTGCTGATATAGCTAAGCAATTTGAAAAGTTTATTGTTCCAGTAGAAAGAAGCAATGcagcttttcttttcatagttGGTATTGATGATCAAAACGTAAATTCAGAATATACTACACAATTGTTGTGTCAGAGATTATCCAAACATTCATACTCAAAACCTTACAAAGTCTTGTCATACCCTGGCAGTGGCCATCTGTTGGAGCCTCCATATTCTCCACACTGTTATGCTTCCTTTCAGCACAGTTCTATGATAGCTTTGGTCTGGGGAGGGACAGTCAAGCACCATACATGTGGGCAAGTCAATGCCTGGAACAAGACTATAGAATTTTTTAAGCACCATATTGCACAAACAGGAAACCTTGAAGATCTTGGAAAAAACAGCTTTGTTCATCTTAAAAGCAGTTTATGA
- the LOC123505425 gene encoding acyl-coenzyme A thioesterase 1-like isoform X1, which produces MWRNCNSAQGRPCFSRLINGVKNTNPLRPVISSHHSHSKHPVPIKCSTITTSTMPVSQVTRVVVQPPSCLHDESVSLSVDGLAPGEEVTLEASMTDTRGVLFMSLAHYRADSNGQVDVSTMESLGGSYRGVFSMGLLSSLSPALKKHKFTRFFKRDVENPNIVTISVFRGHLSNEELVGEGRSEPLSTATHLRHYVAPGVQRIPVRYGKVRGCLFLPPGDGPFPGVVDMFGSAGGLLEYRSAQLASRGIASLALAFFAYDDLPKSLEEFNMSYFEEAVEFLLKHDKVISRGVGVIGTSKGGEIALEMAAFIPSVIACVAINAPCVPVLVGMRVGEHLYPGIPFSNIHNAHIKDDGSVCMRPLSADIAKQFEKFIVPVERSNAAFLFIVGIDDQNVNSEYTTQLLCQRLSKHSYSKPYKVLSYPGSGHLLEPPYSPHCYASFQHSSMIALVWGGTVKHHTCGQVNAWNKTIEFFKHHIAQTGNLEDLGKNSFVHLKSSL; this is translated from the exons ATGTGGCGCAACTGCAACTCTGCTCAGGGACGGCCTTGCTTCAGCCGCCTAATA AATGGAGTCAAGAACACAAATCCTTTAAGACCAGTCATCAGCAGTCATCATAGCCATAGTAAGCATCCAGTCCCAATAAAGTGCTCCACCATAACCACTTCTACAATGCCAGTGAGT CAAGTAACCAGGGTAGTAGTGCAGCCTCCATCTTGCCTCCATGATGAGAGTGTGAGTCTCAGCGTGGACGGCCTGGCACCCGGAGAGGAAGTAACGCTGGAGGCCTCGATGACAGATACCCGAGGGGTCCTCTTCATGTCTCTTGCCCATTACAG AGCAGACAGCAATGGACAGGTAGATGTGAGCACCATGGAATCCCTAGGTGGTTCCTACAGGGGAGTGTTCTCAATGGGTCTCCTGAGCAGCCTGTCACCAGCACTGAAGAAACACAAATTTACCAGGTTTTTCAAAAGAGATGTGGAAAATCCAAACATT gtgacaaTATCAGTGTTCCGAGGCCATCTAAGCAATGAGGAATTGGTGGGTGAGGGCAGAAGTGAACCACTGTCCACGGCCACCCACCTCAGACACTATGTTGCTCCAGGAGTTCAGAGAATTCCTGTTCGCTATGGAAAAGTGCGTGGATGTCTCTTTTTGCCGCCAG GTGACGGGCCGTTCCCTGGCGTGGTGGACATGTTTGGCAGTGCTGGGGGCTTGCTGGAGTACCGGTCTGCTCAATTGGCTTCCCGTGGCATTGCTTCCCTTGCTTTGGCCTTCTTTGCCTATGATGACTTGCCCAAATCTCTTGAAGAATTTAATATGTCATACTTTGAAGAAGCAGTGGAGTTTCTTCTAAAACATGACAAG GTGATAAGCCGAGGTGTTGGAGTAATTGGAACAAGTAAGGGTGGGGAGATAGCTCTGGAAATGGCAGCATTTATTCCATCGGTTATTGCATGTGTTGCTATCAATGCTCCTTGTGTTCCTGTTCTGGTTGGGATGCGAGTGGGAGAACACTTGTACCCTGGAATACCTTTCAGCAACATACATAATGCTCATATTAAGGATGATGGCAGTGTGTGTATGCGACCTCTCAGTGCTGATATAGCTAAGCAATTTGAAAAGTTTATTGTTCCAGTAGAAAGAAGCAATGcagcttttcttttcatagttGGTATTGATGATCAAAACGTAAATTCAGAATATACTACACAATTGTTGTGTCAGAGATTATCCAAACATTCATACTCAAAACCTTACAAAGTCTTGTCATACCCTGGCAGTGGCCATCTGTTGGAGCCTCCATATTCTCCACACTGTTATGCTTCCTTTCAGCACAGTTCTATGATAGCTTTGGTCTGGGGAGGGACAGTCAAGCACCATACATGTGGGCAAGTCAATGCCTGGAACAAGACTATAGAATTTTTTAAGCACCATATTGCACAAACAGGAAACCTTGAAGATCTTGGAAAAAACAGCTTTGTTCATCTTAAAAGCAGTTTATGA
- the LOC123505425 gene encoding acyl-coenzyme A thioesterase 3-like isoform X3 yields MTDTRGVLFMSLAHYRADSNGQVDVSTMESLGGSYRGVFSMGLLSSLSPALKKHKFTRFFKRDVENPNIVTISVFRGHLSNEELVGEGRSEPLSTATHLRHYVAPGVQRIPVRYGKVRGCLFLPPGDGPFPGVVDMFGSAGGLLEYRSAQLASRGIASLALAFFAYDDLPKSLEEFNMSYFEEAVEFLLKHDKVISRGVGVIGTSKGGEIALEMAAFIPSVIACVAINAPCVPVLVGMRVGEHLYPGIPFSNIHNAHIKDDGSVCMRPLSADIAKQFEKFIVPVERSNAAFLFIVGIDDQNVNSEYTTQLLCQRLSKHSYSKPYKVLSYPGSGHLLEPPYSPHCYASFQHSSMIALVWGGTVKHHTCGQVNAWNKTIEFFKHHIAQTGNLEDLGKNSFVHLKSSL; encoded by the exons ATGACAGATACCCGAGGGGTCCTCTTCATGTCTCTTGCCCATTACAG AGCAGACAGCAATGGACAGGTAGATGTGAGCACCATGGAATCCCTAGGTGGTTCCTACAGGGGAGTGTTCTCAATGGGTCTCCTGAGCAGCCTGTCACCAGCACTGAAGAAACACAAATTTACCAGGTTTTTCAAAAGAGATGTGGAAAATCCAAACATT gtgacaaTATCAGTGTTCCGAGGCCATCTAAGCAATGAGGAATTGGTGGGTGAGGGCAGAAGTGAACCACTGTCCACGGCCACCCACCTCAGACACTATGTTGCTCCAGGAGTTCAGAGAATTCCTGTTCGCTATGGAAAAGTGCGTGGATGTCTCTTTTTGCCGCCAG GTGACGGGCCGTTCCCTGGCGTGGTGGACATGTTTGGCAGTGCTGGGGGCTTGCTGGAGTACCGGTCTGCTCAATTGGCTTCCCGTGGCATTGCTTCCCTTGCTTTGGCCTTCTTTGCCTATGATGACTTGCCCAAATCTCTTGAAGAATTTAATATGTCATACTTTGAAGAAGCAGTGGAGTTTCTTCTAAAACATGACAAG GTGATAAGCCGAGGTGTTGGAGTAATTGGAACAAGTAAGGGTGGGGAGATAGCTCTGGAAATGGCAGCATTTATTCCATCGGTTATTGCATGTGTTGCTATCAATGCTCCTTGTGTTCCTGTTCTGGTTGGGATGCGAGTGGGAGAACACTTGTACCCTGGAATACCTTTCAGCAACATACATAATGCTCATATTAAGGATGATGGCAGTGTGTGTATGCGACCTCTCAGTGCTGATATAGCTAAGCAATTTGAAAAGTTTATTGTTCCAGTAGAAAGAAGCAATGcagcttttcttttcatagttGGTATTGATGATCAAAACGTAAATTCAGAATATACTACACAATTGTTGTGTCAGAGATTATCCAAACATTCATACTCAAAACCTTACAAAGTCTTGTCATACCCTGGCAGTGGCCATCTGTTGGAGCCTCCATATTCTCCACACTGTTATGCTTCCTTTCAGCACAGTTCTATGATAGCTTTGGTCTGGGGAGGGACAGTCAAGCACCATACATGTGGGCAAGTCAATGCCTGGAACAAGACTATAGAATTTTTTAAGCACCATATTGCACAAACAGGAAACCTTGAAGATCTTGGAAAAAACAGCTTTGTTCATCTTAAAAGCAGTTTATGA